GATGCTCATGGCGCTCCTCCAGAATGGGAAGGAATAGAAGTTTTTGCTGAAAAATAATAGATGACTCGGTTTTTTGCACCTTCCGAAAAACTTTCTTCTTATGTGAAAGAGTACTGGGTTTGGGAAAGTGTAAACACAAAAGATTTGCCTTGGATTTTGCCTTCCTATGAACCGGAATTGGTATTTCATCTGGGCGTTCCGCCGAAAGTTTGTTTCGATGAATCTCCGCAGATTCAACTAACAAACGTTCACTGGGTCGGTCCTCAGACCAGACGTTGGAAACTGGAATCCGATTTCCCGGTGCAAGTGGTATCCGTTCGTTTTTTGCCGGGTGCGATATACGAGTGTTATTCGATAAAAGGCAATGAATTGACTGACTCTTTTTTTTCTGCTGAAAAATATTTCAGAGGAACGGATATCAATTCATTTCGGAACGATCTGTCCGTGACCGATGCGGCAAATATCGCCGACGTATTGAATTTGTTTTTAACGGAAAATCTGCAAAATAAAGAGGACATCCCTCCTTATATTCGGTTTGCTTTGATTCGTTTGATGAAAGAGCCGGAAAAAATAACAGATCTCGCAAACGGATTGCAGATTTCCCGTAAACAATTGGATCGTA
The nucleotide sequence above comes from Leptospira kobayashii. Encoded proteins:
- a CDS encoding helix-turn-helix domain-containing protein, with the translated sequence MTRFFAPSEKLSSYVKEYWVWESVNTKDLPWILPSYEPELVFHLGVPPKVCFDESPQIQLTNVHWVGPQTRRWKLESDFPVQVVSVRFLPGAIYECYSIKGNELTDSFFSAEKYFRGTDINSFRNDLSVTDAANIADVLNLFLTENLQNKEDIPPYIRFALIRLMKEPEKITDLANGLQISRKQLDRKFKEVYGLSPKDFRKIHRLLSMIRNPIHYKSRNEHSKLTELAHHFDYSDQSHLIHDFKNISGVLPKEWFDLYEKMSHFYNSDP